In Pseudomonas flavescens, the sequence AGGCCAGATACAGCCCGCAATCACGGCGTACCTTCGCCTTGAGTGGCGCGCTGCACAGCAGTGCCTGGAGGATCAGCCGATCGATTCGTCGAGGCGGGCTGGCCAGCCACTGACTCAGAGTGGCCTTCAGGTCCTTGTCGGAAGCGCTGGCGTCACCGCGGACGCTGCAGGCGGCAATGACCGTGCTCATGGTGTTTCTCCCGTGCCACGCTGCAGCACCAGGCTGGCGTTGTTGCCGCCGAAGCCGAAGAAATTGGCCAGCAGCAGGCTGTCATCGGCGATCGCCAGGGGGGCTGCCGCCAGGGGCAGCAGCGCTTCGTCGGCGTAATCGCAGCCTGGCAGGTGCGCGAGGTTCTGCACCAGCAGCAGGGTTTCAGCCAGGCCACAGGCGCCCAGGGTATGGCCGAGCCACGGTTTGAGCACGCACAGCGGCGGCAGCGCGTCGCCGAACAGCAGGCGCACGCCGTTGCTCTCGGCGCGGTCATTGGCGCCGGTGGCTGTACCGTGGAGTTTCACCAGACCGATTTGCTCGACGCTGCTGCCCGCGCTACGCAGGGCTTCGCGCATTACCCAGTCGATGTGGCTGCCGTCTTCCCGCGTGGTGGTCAGGTTGCTGGTGTCGCAGGCGCTGAAACCACCAAGCAGTCTGGCCAGCGGTGCCGGGCCTGGCTCCAGTCCCAGCAGCGTTGCCGCGTAAGCCTCGCCGAGAATCAAGCCGTCGCGCTGAGGGTGGAAGGGGCGATAGCGGCCGCTGGGCGAGACCAGATCCAATGCGCCGAAGCCTTGCTGCGCTATGGCACTGGGGGTTTCGAAAGCCAGCACCAGGGCGCGGCGATAAAGCTTCGCACCGAGCAGTCGGGCACCGTACAGCAGCCCGTTGGCGGCGCTGGTGCAGGCGGTATTGAGGGTGTAGGCATCGGCGAAGCCCCAGCGCTCGCGCAATTGCTCGGCGATCAGGTCGAGAGAGGTCGAGTGATCGTGATGAAAGCCAGCCTGCCGCTTCGTACGCTCTTCCAGTTCGTCGATATCCAGGCTGGTGCTGGCGACGATCAGCAGGCAATCGTCCAACGGGCCGGCATCTGTGCCAAGTGTCTCGCGGATCAGGCGGTCGACGTGCTGATGCCGACTTTCGCCCGCAGGCAGGCCGAGGTGGGCGCGCGGCTGCAGCAGTTCATGCAGCACGAAGTTGCCCGCTTCGGGCAGTACGCCGCGTTGCAAGGCCTCACCGGCGGCGTGCAGATCTGCGCCAAGCGCACTGTGCAGGGCACCTCGTTGGAGGTAGACGGGCGTCACTGCTTCTGCCTGATGAAGGCCGCGATGCTGGAGATGCTATTGAGGATGCGCCGCCCGTCCTTGGCGCCTTCGATACGCACCCCGTAGTGCTGCTGAAGGGCCAGCGAGACCTGCAGCGCGTCCAGGCTGTCCATCTGAATGCGGCTCTGCTGACCGAACAGCGGCTCGTCATCCTCAATGCTCTGCCAGTCGATGTCGTCTTCCTTGTCGCACTCGCGAATCAGCAATTGCTTGAGCTTTTCTTCTAGTAATGTGTGGTCCATTGCGTTTGCTGTACTCGTTTGTGGAACAGGAACAAGCCACTGGCACCGGCCAGCGCTGCGAACAGCAGCAGGCGCACGCACCAGGGGGCTACGTCGTTCAGTGAGCCGTGGCCCACCAGCAGGGTGAGGAAAGCGTCTAGCGCCCAGCTCATTGGAGAAACTTCCGCCAGTTGGCGCATGGCCTCCGGCATCACGCTCTTGGGTACCATGATGCCGCCGATGGCTGCGAGGATGATATTGATCCCGCCGCCAAGCAATAGGGCTTGTTCACTACTTCGTGCCAGTGCGGCCAGCAGCAGGCCCAGGCTGCTGGTGGCCAGTGCGATGCTCGCTGCCAGCAGGGCGTAAGCGGCCAGGCTGCCATTGAGTTCCAGCGCCGGCAGGCCGACCAGCGGCAGGCCATGCATGCCGATGCTCAGCAGCAGCACGAACTGCAACAGGTTGATGGCCAGGTAAGGCAGCATCTTGCTCAGTGCCAGGGTGCCGAGCCCCAGGCCCAGGCAGCGGAAGCGCAGCAGCGCGCCACTCTGCTGTTCGCGCTGAAAGCTGCCGGCCATTGGCAGCACCACGAAGAACATGCCGAAAATCAGCCATGCCGGGACGCTCATCTGCGTGGCGTTGGCCTGGTTGCTCAGGTCGCCGCTGGCCAGGCGCTCCTGCTCGTCGATCTGGCTCTCGGTACGTTGCTGGATCAGCTCGAGTTGTTCGCTGGGGCTGAGGCCCTCATCCAGCGCACCGCTGTCCTGCAGATAGGCGAGCAGTCGGGTCTGGGCCAGGGCGATGGTCACGGCACCATGCAAGCGTTGGCGCGAGAGACGGTCGAACTGCGCCGGAAAGCTCAGGGTAGGGCCCTGGTGGGGGGTATCCAGCAGCCTGTCGTCGAAGTCGGCGGCCAGGCTGATACGCGTCATTTCGGGCGGCCCACTGGCCAGCAACTGGCTGTCAGGCAGTTGCGCCTGCAGCGCACTGTGGAAAAAACGGCTGGAATCGCTCTGCTGCGGTGTTTCGATCACCAGTTGCAGGGGCGGTAGGCGATCCTGCAGGTAGCTGGACATGGCTCCGGCCATGATCACCAGAAACAGCGTCGGCATGATGAACAGCACGGCCAGGGCGTGAGGGTCACGCAGCAGCAGAAGGATTTCCTTGCGAACCAGGGCACGCAGCCTCATAGCCTGCCTCCATTGAGGCGCAGGTAGAGCTGCTCCAGTGACGGGCGGCCAAAGCGCAGCAGGCTCGGTGCATGTTGCTGTTCGCTGATGAAGCGGGTAATCGTCAGCAATTGCTCCACGTCCAGCGAGGCGATGCGCACGCCATTGGTTCGTTGTTCGACACTCAGGCCCAGGCTGTCGAGCAGTGGTAGCAGGGCATCAGGTTGGCGCTCGGGCCACTCCAGAAACAGGCCTGGCTGATCGCCGAGCAACTGCTGCTTGTCGATGTCCAGCTGCACGCGACCTTCGTGAAGCAGCAGGATGCGATCCGCTACTCGCTCCACTTCGTCCAGATAATGACTGGTGTAAATCACCGCCTTGCCCTCGGCGGTCAGTGTCTGGACGGCTTCGAGGAGCATCTGCCGGCTGGCAGCGTCGACGCCGACGGTGGCTTCGTCGAACAGATACAGCTCCGCCGGTTGCAACAGGCCGATGGCGAAATTCAGGCGTCGCTGCTCACCG encodes:
- a CDS encoding ABC transporter ATP-binding protein, translated to MLELKNLGYRYPEAQQPALQGIDLHLQAGQCLGLLGSNGAGKTTLLSLLSGVLQPLGGEIVWQGERRLGLVPQQLAFYAGLKVRENLALFADLYELRGPERHQRLARCIASTALEDKLDRRAERLSGGEQRRLNFAIGLLQPAELYLFDEATVGVDAASRQMLLEAVQTLTAEGKAVIYTSHYLDEVERVADRILLLHEGRVQLDIDKQQLLGDQPGLFLEWPERQPDALLPLLDSLGLSVEQRTNGVRIASLDVEQLLTITRFISEQQHAPSLLRFGRPSLEQLYLRLNGGRL
- a CDS encoding beta-ketoacyl synthase N-terminal-like domain-containing protein; protein product: MTPVYLQRGALHSALGADLHAAGEALQRGVLPEAGNFVLHELLQPRAHLGLPAGESRHQHVDRLIRETLGTDAGPLDDCLLIVASTSLDIDELEERTKRQAGFHHDHSTSLDLIAEQLRERWGFADAYTLNTACTSAANGLLYGARLLGAKLYRRALVLAFETPSAIAQQGFGALDLVSPSGRYRPFHPQRDGLILGEAYAATLLGLEPGPAPLARLLGGFSACDTSNLTTTREDGSHIDWVMREALRSAGSSVEQIGLVKLHGTATGANDRAESNGVRLLFGDALPPLCVLKPWLGHTLGACGLAETLLLVQNLAHLPGCDYADEALLPLAAAPLAIADDSLLLANFFGFGGNNASLVLQRGTGETP
- a CDS encoding ABC transporter permease codes for the protein MRLRALVRKEILLLLRDPHALAVLFIMPTLFLVIMAGAMSSYLQDRLPPLQLVIETPQQSDSSRFFHSALQAQLPDSQLLASGPPEMTRISLAADFDDRLLDTPHQGPTLSFPAQFDRLSRQRLHGAVTIALAQTRLLAYLQDSGALDEGLSPSEQLELIQQRTESQIDEQERLASGDLSNQANATQMSVPAWLIFGMFFVVLPMAGSFQREQQSGALLRFRCLGLGLGTLALSKMLPYLAINLLQFVLLLSIGMHGLPLVGLPALELNGSLAAYALLAASIALATSSLGLLLAALARSSEQALLLGGGINIILAAIGGIMVPKSVMPEAMRQLAEVSPMSWALDAFLTLLVGHGSLNDVAPWCVRLLLFAALAGASGLFLFHKRVQQTQWTTHY
- a CDS encoding acyl carrier protein produces the protein MDHTLLEEKLKQLLIRECDKEDDIDWQSIEDDEPLFGQQSRIQMDSLDALQVSLALQQHYGVRIEGAKDGRRILNSISSIAAFIRQKQ